In one Nicotiana sylvestris chromosome 8, ASM39365v2, whole genome shotgun sequence genomic region, the following are encoded:
- the LOC104213741 gene encoding external alternative NAD(P)H-ubiquinone oxidoreductase B1, mitochondrial encodes MSGFTYLSRALRSHSSYSKLLLLSSVSTGGLLVYAESNIEGGKQVVENNQLVPEKKRVVVLGTGWAGTSFLKDLDISSYDVQVVSPRNYFAFTPLLPSVTCGTVEARSIVEPVRNIIKKRSGEIQFCEAECLKIDPENNKVFCRSGINDNLVGHNDFSLQYDYLVIAVGAQVNTFNTPGVMEHCHFLKEVEDAQRIRRTVIDCFEKAVIPGQSEEERRTNLHFVIVGGGPTGVEFAAELHDFVHEDLVKIYPSVKDFVKITLVQSGDHILNTFDERISSFAEQKFQRDGIEVLTGCRVISVSDHSINTKVKSTGEHVEVPYGMVVWSTGVGTRPFVKDFMEQIGQGKRRVLAADEWLRVKGCSNVYALGDCATVDQRQVMEDISVIFKAADKDDSGTLTIEEFRDVLEDIIIRYPQVDLYLKSKHLLEATDLLRDSEGNESEEVDIEGFKLALSHVDSQMKSLPATAQVAAQQGTYLARCFNRWEQCKSNPEGPRRFKGSGRHEFLPFRYRHLGQFAPLGGEQAAAELPGDWVSMGHSTQWLWYSIYASKQVSWRTRYLVVGDWVRRFIFGRDSSRI; translated from the exons atgagCGGTTTCACATATCTAAGCAGAGCTCTTCGTAGCCATTCTTCTTACTCTAAACTTCTGCTTCTCTCTTCTGTCAG TACTGGAGGTCTGTTGGTATATGCAGAATCGAACATAGAGGGCGGAAAACAAGTTGTTGAAAATAATCAATTAGTGCCAGAGAAGAAGAGAGTAGTGGTGCTTGGAACAGGATGGGCTGGTACCAGCTTCCTAAAGGATCTTGATATTTCTTCCTATGACGTTCAAGTGGTTTCACCACGAAACTATTTTGCATTTACACCACTTTTACCTAGTGTCACATGTGGAACAGTTGAGGCACGTAGCATCGTTGAGCCAGTTCGGAACATAATAAAGAAG AGAAGTGGAGAAATTCAATTTTGTGAAGCAGAATGTCTAAAGATTGATCCAGAAAACAACAAAGTATTTTGCCGTTCTGGCATCAATGATAATTTGGTGGGACATAATGATTTCTCCCTACAATATGActatttggttatagctgtaggaGCTCAAGTAAATACTTTTAACACTCCGGGTGTCATGGAACATTGCCACTTTCTGAAG GAAGTGGAAGATGCTCAAAGGATACGGAGGACTGTAATAGATTGTTTTGAGAAAGCTGTCATTCCTGGCCAAAGTGAAGAAGAGCGAAGGACCAACCTCCATTTTGTTATAGTTGGAGGGGGTCCAACCGGAGTGGAATTTGCTGCTGAGCTACACGACTTTGTTCATGAGGACTTAGTGAAAATATACCCTTCAGTTAAGGATTTTGTGAAGATAACACTTGTCCAATCTGGAGATCATATCCTGAATAC ATTTGATGAAAGAATAAGCTCATTTGCTGAACAGAAATTTCAAAGAGATGGAATTGAGGTTTTGACAGGTTGCCGCGTCATTAGTGTCTCTGATCATTCTATCAACACGAAAGTAAAATCTACAGGAGAACATGTTGAAGTACCCTACGGCATGGTTGTATGGTCAACTGGAGTTGGTACCCGCCCATTTGTGAAGGATTTTATGGAACAAATTGGCCAG GGGAAAAGACGTGTTCTAGCAGCTGATGAATGGTTGCGAGTAAAGGGCTGCAGCAACGTGTACGCACTTGGTGATTGCGCCACCGTAGATCAACGTCAAGTAATG GAAGATATTTCAGTCATTTTTAAAGCTGCGGATAAGGATGATTCTGGAACTTTAACCATTGAGGAATTCCGAGATGTTTTGGAAGACATAATTATCCGTTATCCTCAAGTGGACTTGTATCTGAAGAGCAAACATTTGTTAGAGGCGACCGACTTACTCAGGGATTCAGAGGGAAATGAAAGTGAGGAAGTAGATATTGAAGGTTTTAAGTTAGCCCTTTCTCATGTTGATTCACAGATGAAGAGTCTACCTGCCACTGCTCAG GTTGCTGCTCAACAAGGTACATATCTTGCTAGATGCTTTAATCGCTGGGAGCAATGCAAAAGTAATCCTGAAGGCCCTCGTCGTTTCAAAGGTTCTGGCCGTCATGAATTTCTACCCTTCAG GTATCGCCATTTAGGGCAATTTGCTCCTTTAGGTGGGGAGCAAGCAGCAGCAGAACTTCCTGGAGACTGGGTTTCTATGGGTCATAGCACACAATGGTTATGGTACTCTATTTATGCGAG CAAGCAAGTTAGCTGGCGCACAAGGTATTTAGTGGTCGGTGATTGGGTGAGAAGATTCATTTTCGGGAGAGATTCAAGCCGAATTTGA